The following proteins are encoded in a genomic region of Sulfurimonas sp. HSL3-7:
- a CDS encoding exonuclease domain-containing protein, whose amino-acid sequence MAKYIILDTETTGAGEKDRVIQLGYMVLDPGKPTEIHNELCSSEVPIEIGAMEVHNITPEMIEGKPLCIEIRAYQRLIELNSPENYMIIHNAPFDIGMLEKEGFALEMKLIDTLRVAKHVFPDSEYHRLQYFRYALELYKEEESEAAKLGIELKAHDALGDVLFLKLLLSKLREAVEKQFPGMNAVEKMVALTKEPVFITKPMRFGKHKGKTIQELAQEDAGYLRWMMENMQNLDEDVRYTIRKVLEGY is encoded by the coding sequence ATGGCAAAATATATTATTTTAGATACTGAGACGACGGGGGCGGGTGAAAAAGACCGTGTGATTCAATTGGGCTATATGGTGTTGGACCCGGGAAAGCCGACAGAGATTCATAATGAGCTCTGTTCCAGCGAGGTGCCGATAGAGATCGGTGCCATGGAGGTGCATAACATCACACCTGAGATGATCGAAGGCAAACCCCTCTGCATCGAGATAAGAGCCTATCAGCGTCTGATCGAGCTGAACAGTCCGGAAAACTACATGATCATCCATAACGCCCCGTTTGATATCGGCATGCTTGAAAAAGAGGGATTTGCGCTGGAGATGAAGTTGATCGATACGCTTCGTGTGGCCAAACATGTCTTCCCGGACTCGGAGTATCACCGTCTGCAATATTTTCGCTATGCATTGGAGCTCTACAAAGAGGAGGAGTCTGAAGCGGCAAAACTGGGTATCGAACTCAAAGCGCATGATGCCCTGGGCGATGTCCTCTTTTTGAAACTCCTGCTTTCCAAGCTTCGCGAGGCCGTTGAAAAACAGTTTCCCGGTATGAACGCCGTTGAAAAGATGGTCGCGCTGACCAAAGAGCCGGTCTTTATTACCAAACCGATGCGTTTTGGAAAACACAAAGGCAAGACAATCCAGGAACTTGCACAGGAAGATGCAGGGTATCTACGCTGGATGATGGAGAATATGCAAAATCTTGATGAAGATGTACGCTATACGATACGAAAAGTACTGGAAGGGTATTGA